A single genomic interval of Helianthus annuus cultivar XRQ/B chromosome 13, HanXRQr2.0-SUNRISE, whole genome shotgun sequence harbors:
- the LOC110897776 gene encoding BTB/POZ domain-containing protein SR1IP1 produces the protein MYRAIDTYLKAHPAISDMDRKKVCSLMDCQKLSCEARAHAAQNERLPVQTMVQVLYYEQQRLREMECSPINSEPQNMVLDDISRLKKKEENQELKFELIKLKTRLKEIEMSNANKPSVSNAIGTTAAKPPLPAKPPFCYILFLVGSVHSALPHAIAKTKLYSSVNRLWLDRIIG, from the exons ATGTATAGAGCTATTGATACTTACTTGAAG GCTCATCCAGCTATTAGTGACATGGACCGCAAGAAAGTGTGCAGCTTAATGGACTGTCAAAAGCTATCGTGTGAGGCCCGTGCCCATGCAGCCCAAAACGAAAGGCTTCCGGTTCAAACAATGGTTCAAGTTCTTTACTATGAACAGCAACGGTTAAGGGAAATGGAATGCAGCCCGATCAACAGTGAACCTCAAAACATGGTATTAGATGATATCTcgagattaaaaaaaaaagaagagaaCCAAGAGCTCAAATTTGAGCTTATTAAGTTGAAAACGCGACTTAAAGAAATCGAGATGTCGAATGCCAATAAACCAAGTGTCAGCAATGCTATTGGAACCACTGCTGCTAAACCACCATTGCCTGCTAAGCCACCattttgttatattttatttttagttgGTTCGGTTCATTCAGCTTTGCCACACGCCATAGCTAAAACTAAACTGTATTCCTCTGTTAATCGGTTATGGCTTGACCGAATTATCGGTTAA